GCCGGGTTCAGCATCGCCACGTCCACCCCGGGCAGGGCCCCGCCGGCCGCCTCGACGGCGTCGGCCACCCGCGCCCCGGCCGGTACCCGGACCAGGCCGGGTCGGCGGACCTTTCCGGCGACCGCGACGACCAGTTCCCCGACGCCGTACTGCCCGCCTCGGCACCGGCCGGGGCCGCCGGGCCGGCACCGACCGGTGCGGCCGGATCCGGGCTGACGGCAGCGTCCGTCGCGGCGACGATCGGCTCGACCTGGGGACGCGACCGCCAGGCCCAGCCGGCGGCGGCGAGCACCACCAGTACGGCGACCACCGCGAGCGCCCGCACACCCCGCCGGCCCGGATCGAACACACCTGGCCCCGGCAACCGCGACCCCAACGCCATCTCCGGCACCGGCTCGACCTGCACCGGAGGCGACCCATCGGCACGAAACGGCTCGGGCGGGTCGGATCGCGACTCGGCGGGCCGGAGCGACTCGGGCCGCGCTGGTCGCGGCCCGGCGCCACCCGCCGGGTCCGAGGCTGCCAGCCGCGGGCGGTCGGCGTGGACGGGCAGGAGCACGGTCGGCCAGGCCAGCCGGGACGGCGACGGCGGCTCGGCCACCGGCAGCGGCGGTACGTCGCCATCAGCCATCCGGGCACCGGGCATCAGCCGCCGCAGGCGCTCCCGGACCACCGTCTCCTCGTCGTTGGACACGGCGCGAGGCTAGGGCGACGACGGCGGCTTCTGCTTGCCGACAGTGCCCAGGTTGTGGACAACCGGCGGACTGTGGACAACGCCCTGATCATGCTCGTGATGTGCTAGGGCCCACCGCGCGGCCGGTTGTCCCGGCTACCTCCTCAGTGGGCTTGCGGGTCGAGACCGAGCGCGGCACGTCCGCCGTCCACCGGCAGGGTGACGCCGTTGATGAAGCTCGCCGCCGGGGAGAGCAGGTACGCCACCGCCTCGGCCACGTCCTGCGGCTGGCCGATCCGGCCCACCGGATGCAGTTGGGCCAGTTCCGCCTCGATCCGCCGTACCCGGTCCGGCTCCTGACCCGCGAGGAACGCCTCGTGCCGCTCGGTCGCCACCGAGCCGAGCGCGACCGCGTTGGCCCGGATGCCGTGCCGGCCGTACTGCACCGCAAGTGCCCGGGTGAGTCCTTCGACGGCGGCCTTGGCGGTGGCGTACGGCAGGCAACCGGGCACCGGGCGGCTGGCCTGGTGGGACGAGACGTTCACCACGGCACCGCCGGTGCCGGCGGCGAGGAAGCGGCGGACCGCGGTGGCGGCGCCGACCACGGCGGGGCGCAGGTTGCGGGTGATCAGGTCGACGACCTCGCCGACCGGGGCGTCGTGCACGGAGGCGTCCCGGAACACCGCGGCGTTGTTGACCCAGCCGATGAGTGGCCCGGCTCGTTCCGCGAGGTCGGCGGCGCGGGCCGCGACACCCTCGTCGGCGGCGTCGCCGACGAGGGCCACCAGCCGATCGGCCTCGGGATGTTCCGGCACCCAGGCGACCGCCTCCGGATCACGCTCGATCACCACGACGGTCGCGCCGTCGGCGAGTAGCCGCGCCACGATTCCCCGGCCGACTCCGCGCCCACCCCCGGTCACCACAAAGGACATCGGTCCGTACCTCCTGCGAGCCGCAACGAACTGCACGCCCCCATCCTGGCCCCGGCGCACCACCCACCCGGGCGCCGGTGCGGGCCGGCCACCCAAGGCGCAGGTGCGGGCCGGCCGACACAGGCGCAGGCACAGGTGCGACCCGGCCGACGCAGGCGCAGGTGCGGGCCGGCCGTCAGCGGCGGCGGTGGATGACCACGCAGGCGAGGCCCGGGCCGGCGTGGGCGGCGACGGCCGCGCCGGCCTCGGAGACGTACCTGTCGTGCAGCCGGTCACCGAGCCGGATGGTCAGTGCGTCGAGCAGTTGCTCGGCCCGGTGTGGCGCGGCAAGGTGGTGCACGGCGAGGTCCACCGGTGCGTCTCCGGCGGCCTCGACGGCCAGGTCGATCAGTCGTGCCACGCCTCGGCTGGCGGTACGCACCTTGTCCCGCAGCACGATGACGCCATCGGGCATGTGCAGGATCGGTTTGACCGAGAGCGCGGTGCCGAGCAGCGCCTCGGCGGCGTTGATCCGGCCGCCCCGGCGGAGGAACTCAAGCGTGTCGACGTAGAAGAAGATTGTGGTTCGACCGACGGTGTCGACGGCGGCGGCACGTACGCCGGCCAGGTCGGCACCGTCGGCGGCGGCCCGGGCCGCGGCGATGGCCGGAAAGCCGAGACCCATGCCGCAGGAGCGACTGTCCACCACCCGCACCCGGTCACCGAGCTGGGCAGCGGCCAACTCGGCCGCCTCGACCGTGCCGGAGAGACCGGCCGACAGGTGGACGGAGACCACCCCGTCGGCCCCGGCGTCCAGCAACTCGCGGTACGTGCGGGCGAACTGCTCCGGCGACGGGCGGGAGGTGCTCACCGATACCCGCCGGGCGCTCAGGGCACGGGTGGCGTCCGCCGGGAAGACCTCCACCCCCTCCAGCCCCTCGACACCGTTGAGCACCACGGTCAGCGGCACCACGGTCAGCCGGTACGCCGACACCAGCTCGGGTGGAAGGTAGGCGGTGGAATCGGTCACGACCGCGACGGGCATGCTCGGCACGGTAGCCGATCGCACTGGATCAGCCGTGTTCAGCCATCCCGGGAGTGGCCCGCGCGGTGCCGTCGGTAGGCATCGGCCCGACGTTGTGGGCCCGCAGGTGCCAGCCGCGCCCGGCATCGTGGCGCAGCTCGGTCCAGTGGCAGTTGCGCAGCGAACCGACCGCGCGCAGCACGCTGTGCTCCCAGCCGAGCAGGTATCCACAGCCCTGCCGGGCGGCGCCGCCGTGGGTGGCGACGACGATCGTGCCGCCGGCCACCTCGTCGGCGGCCTCCTGCAACGCGGTGCCGATCCGCTTGCCCAGCTCGTCGAGATGCTCGATGCCGGCCCCCGGGTCCGGGTCACCGGCCCGCCAGCGGGCGTACTCGTCGGGGTACCGCTCGGTGACCTCGGTGAGCAGCAGGCCCTGCCAGCTGCCGAAGTAGCGTTCGCGCAACCGGGCGTCGGATCGCACCGGCAGGCCGGTCAGCGCGGCCAACGCGGCGGCGGTGTCGGCGGCGCGGCTCAGGTCACTTGCCACGATGGCGTCCGGCCGCATCGCGGCGAGCAGCGGCGCGGCGGTCCGCGCCTGCTCGCGGCCGAGGTCGTTCAGGGGTGCGTCGGACTGGCCCTGCACCCGGCTGGCGGCGTTCCAGTCGGTGTTGCCGTGCCGCCAGATGATCAGGCGGGTCACTCGCCCGATCCGGCGGCGGCCTCGGCCCGAGCCAGGTCCCGGTCGACGAACGGGATGGTCGGGCAGTCCTTCCAGAGCCGGTCGAGGGCGTAGAACTCGCGTTCCTCGGTGTGCTGGACGTGCACCACGATGTCGACGTAGTCGAGCAGCACCCAGCGCCCGCCGCGCTCGCCCTCGCGCCGGACCGGCTTCGCCTTCTCGGGCAGGTCGAGCAGGGCCTCTTCGATGGCATCGACGATGGCCAGCACCTGGCGCTCGTTCGGGGCCGCGGCGAGCACGAACGCGTCGGTGATCGCGAGCTGGTCGCCCACGTCGATGATGACGATGTCCTGAGCCTTCTTGTCGGCTGCCGCCTGGGCGGCGGTGATCGCCAGCTCGTGAGCGCGTTCGGAAACTGTCACCGTTCTCCTTCGATCATTCGTGCGATGATTCCAGCCTCTCACACCTGCCGGATTTGCGACCTACCGGTTTTCGCCCAATACCGGGATGAACAGGCCGATTCACTCCAGATAGAGCCGCCTTTTTGCGATGTACTGCACCACACCGTCCGGCACCAGATACCACAGCGGGGCACCGCGAGCGACCCGCGCCCGGCAGTCGGTGGACGAGATCGCCATCGCCGGCACCTGGACCAGACTGACCGTGTCGGCCGGCAGGTGGGCGTCGGAGAGTTCGAAGCCGGGCCGGGTCACCCCGATGAAGTGCGCCAACTCGAAGATCTCGGTGAGGTTCTTCCAGCTCAGGATCTTCTCCATGGCGTCCGCGCCGGTGATGAAGAACAGCTGCGCCTTGGGCCCGTACACCTCGTGCAGGTCGCGCAGGGTGTCGACGGTGTAGGTCGGGCCACCCCGGTCGATGTCCACCCGACTGACCTGGAACCGCGGATTGGAGGCGGTGGCGACCACAGTCATCAGATAGCGGTCCTCGGCCGAGCTGACCGGCATGTCCGCCTTCTGCCACGGTTGACCGGTCGGCACGAAGATCACCTCGTCGAGCCCGAACCGGTCCGCCACCTCGCTCGCCGCCACCAGGTGCCCGTGATGGATCGGGTCGAAGGTACCGCCCATGATCCCGATCCGCCGGATGTCGTCCACCACCCCATGATCCTAGAACCCACCCCGGGCCGGGCCGGCACCGTCCGTACCGCCCCGGCCACCGGTGTCAGGCGGTCGTGGCGGCCACCGCCGTCCGGGCCAGCAGGGCGCGGCGCAGGTCGTCGTCGGCGTCGACGACCACCCGGCGCAACCCGGGGGTGAGGTCGTCGCGGGCGAGCAACGCCGCGGCTGCCTCCCGGGTGGATTGCGCCACGGCGTAGCGGGGGAAGGCCAGCTCCGCCACCTCGTCGGCCACCCAGGGCGTACGCAGCCGCGCGGCGGCCGGCATGTCGGTGAAGTACCGCGCGACGTAGTCGGCGGTCAACTCCGCCTGCTCGGGTTGCCAGAAACCGGCAGCGGTCGCCTCGACCAGCCGGTTGGACAGCTCGGTGTTCGACACGATGATCTCCCACCCGGCCCGCTTGGCCGCCGGGTCGGGCAGCGCCGCCCGGCATCTGGCGGCGCGCTCCGCGCCGGTGGCGCTCGGATCGGCCGCCGCCTCCGCCGCGATCTCGGCCTCGCCGGCCGCGCCCAGCAGCACCAGCCGGGCCAGGATCGCCCAACGCAGCTCCACGTCGACCGCCAGCCCCGCCGGTACGTCCCGGCCGGCGAGCCAGCCCCCGAGCAGGTCGGCGTCGGTGCTCGCGGCGATCAGCCCCCGCGCCGCGGCCAACTGCAACGACCCGCCCGGCGCGGCACCGTCGAGCAACCGCCGGCAGGAGTCGGCGAGCACCCCCAGGGCGGTCCGGCGGGCCGCCGGGTCGAGGTAGCGGTCCACCAACGAGCGGCTCAGCGCGAGCACGTCCTCGGCGATGATCACCTCGGTCTCGGTGGGCAACGCCGTCGCGATCAGCTCCACCACCGCGCCTACCGGTCGCTCGCCGTCGGTCGCCGCGTCCAGCGCCTCGCCCCAGAGCAGCGCCCGGGCCAGTGGGTCGGCCAGACGGGGCAACAGCTGCGGCACGGCATCGGCCGAGGCCGGATCGAGCCGGATCTTGGCGAAGGTCAGGTCACCGTCGTTGGGCAGCAGAACCGCCGCCGCCGGCGCACCGGCCAGCTCGGCAAGGACCGTACGCCCCTCGTCGACCTTCGGATCCAGGTCGACCTCGACGCGCTCGGCGGTACCGTCGACGGCGTACCGGCCCACCCCGATGCGGTGCGGGCGCAGCACCGGGTGCGTCGGCGGCGCGGTCTGCGCGACGACCACCTCGGTGTACCGGCCCTGGCCGTCCACGGTCACCTCGGCCCGGAGCGTGTTCACCTGAGCGGTCCGCAACCAACTCTGCGCCCAGCCGCCGAGATCCCGACCACTGGCGGCGGAGAGGCTGGCCAGCAGGTCCGCCAGGGTGGCGTTGCCGAACCGGTGCCGGGCGAAGTGGTCGTTCAGGCCGGCCAGGAAGGCGTCGTCACCGAGCCACGCCACCAACTGCCGCAGCACGCTGGCGCCCTTGGCGTACGAGATGCCGTCGAAGTTGAGCAGGCCCTCGGCGGAGTCGGCCACCTCTTGCGGGGCCACCGGGTGGGTCGAGGGGCGCTGGTCGGCGGCGTAGCCTCCCGCCTTGCGGCGCAGCGCGAAGGTCGTCCACGCGCCGTCGAACCGGGTCGCCTCGGCGGTGACCCGGGTGCCCAGGTACTCCGCGAACGACTCGTTCAGCCACAGGTCGTCCCACCAGCGCATGGTGACCAGGTCACCGAACCACATGTGCGCCATCTCGTGGGCGATGACGGTGGCCCGCAGCTCGCGCTGGGTATCGGTGACCGCCGACCGGAAGATGTAGTCGTCGCGGAAGGTGACCAGGCCCGGATTCTCCATGGCACCGGCGTTGAACTCCGGCACGAACGCCTGGTCGTACTTGCCGAACGGGTAGCGCTCGTCGAAGAGCTGGTGGAAACGGTCCAGGCACTGCTTGGTGACGGTGAAGATCTCCTCCGCGTCGGCGTCCAGGTGCTCGGCGAGCGAACGTCGGCAGTAGACGGCGAGCGGGATGCCGTCGTGACTGTCCCGGCGTACGTGCCAGGGACCGGCGACCAGGGTGAAGAAGTACGTCGCGATGGGCAGGGTGGGCGCGAACTCCCAGCGTCCCGGGCTCGGATTGGCGGCCAGCTCGGCATTTGCCGCGACCGTCCAGTGCGGCGGTGCGGTGACCGAGAGGGTGACCGGCGCCTTCAGGTCAGGCTGGTCGAAGGCGGCGAAGATGCGCTGCACATCGTCCAGGAAGGACATCGCGTAGAGATAGGTCTCGCCGTCGGCCGGATCGACGAACCGGTGCATCCCCTCGCCGCTGTTCATGTACGCCATCTCGGCGTCGACGGTAAGCGTGTTCTCCTCGGTCAACCCGGTCAGCGGCAGCCGGTTGTCGACGAACGTGGCCGGGTCGAGGTCGGCGCCGTTGAGCCGTACCGCAAGCAGTTTCGCAGGCTTGACCTCGGCGAAGGTCTCGGTGGCGGTGGCCCGGAACCGGATCGTGACGTGCGAGCGGAACCGCTCTGCGTCCCCGGTCAGGTCGAGGTCCACCTGGTAGGACGTGACAGAGATCGACGCGCCACGCGCGGTCGACTCTGCACGGGTCAGGCTCGGCATCCGCTTATCCTGCCCGATGGGCCGAGCAACCGGCTCGCCAATTCCCCTGACCCTGGAGGACCTGACCATGACAACGCACCCCAAGGGCGACTTCGACCTCTCCCGCGCGGTCTGGCAGCGGGCCGAGGGCGACACCTCCGAGGCGGCGGTCGAGGTCGCCTTCGTCGACGACCTCATCGGCATGCGCAACTCCGCCGAGCCGGACGGCCCGGTGCTGGTCTTCACCAAGGCCGAGTGGGACGCCTTCGTCGCGGGTGCCCAGGACGGCGAGTTCGACCTGGACTGACTCCCCGGCGACGGCGGAGCGGCCCACGCGTCGGCACCGGCGGGCGACGCACCGGCTGACTCCGCCGAAGGGCCGTCCGGCCCCTCGGCGGAGCACGGTCAGGCCGGATGCAACACGGTACGCAGGCAGCCGTCCTGCTTCTTCTCGAAGATCTCGTAGCCCCGCGCGCCCTGCTCCAACGACATCGGATGGGTGGCCAGGTAGCCAGGGTCGATCTCGCCGGCGGCGAGCCGGTCCAGCAGCATCGGGATGTAGCGCTGCGCGTGCATCTGGCCCATCCGCAGCACCAGCGCCTTGTTCATCGCGGCACCCAGCGGGAACTTGTCCACCAGGCCAGCGTACACGCCGACGATGCTGACCGTGCCGCCCTTGCGGGCCGCCATGATCGCCTGCCGGACGGAGGTCGGCCGATCGGTCTGCAACCGGGCGCTCTGCTTGGCCCGGTCGTACGCGTACGCCGGACCGACGTCGTGCGATTCCATGCCGACCGCCTCGATACAGGCGTCCGGTCCCCGGCCGGCGGTCAACTCGCGCAGCGCCTCAAGCACGTCGGTCTCGGCGTAGTTGACGGTCTCCACGCCCAGCCGGTCGGCGGCGGTGGCCAGCCGCTCCGGCAGCCGGTCCACCATGATGACCCGTTCCGCGCCGAGCAACTGGGCGGCCCGGGCGGCCATCTGGCCGACGCCACCGGCACCCCACACCGCGACCACCTCGCCGCCGCTGAGGTTGCAGAAGTCGGCGGCCATCCAGCCGGTGGGCATCGCGTCGGAGGCGAAGACCACTGCGTCGTCGGGCACCCCGTCGGGCACCTTGAACGCACCGACGTCGCCGAACGGCACCCGCACGTACTCGGCGTGGCTGCCGGAGTAGCCACCGGCGGCGTGCGAGTAGCCGAGAATGCCGGCGGGCGAGTGCCCCCACAGTTTCTCGGTGAAGACCGGCTGCGGATTGGAGTTGTCGCAGAGCGAGTACTGCTCGGTGCGGCAGTACCAGCAGCCGCCGCAGGCCACCACCGAACCGACCACCACCCGGTCGCCGACGGCGAGGCGGCGCACCCCGGGGCCGGTCTCCACCACCTCGCCCATGAACTCGTGGCCGAGGATGTCGCCCTCCCGCATGGCGGGCAGGTACCCGTTGATCAGATGCAGGTCCGAGCCGCAGACGCTGCTCGCCCGGACCTTGACGATGATGTCGCCGTCGGCGCGGACGGCCGGCTCCGGCACATCGCGTACCTTCAGCTTGCCGACGCCCTCCCAGCACAGCGCCCTCATGCCCGTCCTCCCGTCGACAACCGCTCACGCACCTTGTCGGTGGCCCGTTCCTGCCTTCGGTTGCGTCCGGCGGGATCGCGTCGGGTATCGATCGCCTGACCGCACTCGATAAGCGACTTCGCCCGGCGTAGCGTGTCGCGCAGCCGCAGGTCCGGCTCGTCGGCACGGGCCAGGCCGAGCGCTCGGCGCACCGGAGAGGAGCGGTACCGCAACTCGGCGCGGATCTCGGTGCCCCGGCCCTGCGGGGCGGGCGACAACTCGATCGTGCCCTGCTGCTCCGGACCGTCGGTGACCCGCCAGCTCAGCCGGCCCGGACCGGTGACGGTGATCTCGGCCCGCCACTCGGTGCCGGCCCCGGACGGGTCATGCGCCACCACCCGCCAGTGCTCGTCGTCGATCTGCTCCAGCGTCGCCCACTCGGCCAGCGCGCGGTCCAGTCGCTGGCGGTCGGTCCAGAAGCCGATCACCGCCTCGACCGGCCGGTCGACCGTCACCCCGCGCCGCACCACGTACCAGCCGTCCATCTTCTCGGGCTGGTGCCGGTGCCGCCGTCGGGCCACCATCCGGCCCACGCCCACGCCCACCCCGACAGCGGTCACGGCGGCGGTGCCGAGCAGGGCCCATCTCGTTCCGTTGCTCGTCATCACGTCTCCTTCGCCAGAGGGCGTCCGGCAGCGGACGCCCCGTACGAGCGCTACCCGACACGGTGCTCCCGAAACGGCGCCCAGCAGGCGATCAGCGGCCGGTCGAGGGGCCCCCGAAGGGCGACCGTGGCCCGCACGGCGGTGTGCCGTACGGGCCACGGGGCGGCCGGCGGGTAGGTGATGTCGTCAGGAGCGCACCTCGTCGCGGGCGTGCCGGGCCTGCTCGCCGACGTCCTGGGCAGCGGTGCGGGTGTCGTCCCGGACCGTCTGCGCGGCCTCCCGGGCGGTGCCCTTGACCGACTCGGCCGCCTGCTGGGCCGGCTCGCGCAGTTCCTGGGTGACCTCGTTGGCCACCCGGCTCAGCTGCTCGGTGACCATTCCGCCGTGCTCGCCGGCCTTCTGTCGTACCTGGGTGGCCAGCTGCTGCTCGCGGCGGCTCGCCGGGATGAGCGAGGAGGCGAGCATCCCGACGCCGAAGGCGATCAGGCCGGCGGCCAGCGGGTTGCCCTCGGACTTGCGTCGAATGGCCTGCGGGGCGCGGTGCGCGGCGTCGTTTACGGTCGAGGCCGCCGAGTGCGCGGCGTCGCCGACGGCGGAGGCCGCCGACGAGGCGCGGTCGCCGACCGAGTGGGCGCCGTGGCTGGTGCGGTGGCCGAGATCGGATGCGGTTCCCATTACCGTCTCCCTCACATTCTGCAACGCGGTACGCACCCGCTGCTTACGGTCGTTGACGATCCGGCCCGGGCTGACCTTGTACGCCAGGGCGTCCACGTCAGAACTCAGGTGGCTACGGGTGGCTTCGATCTCCCGGCGGATCTGGTCGGGATCGGTGCTCATCGGGTCACTCCCTCCGGGTGCGGCTTGAGCGCGTCGGGGATGCGCTGCACGCTGTCGTTTGTCTGCTTCAGGCCACGGATGCGCTCGGCGTTGCGACGGCCCAGTACGTAGAGGACCGCCGCGATCGCGGCCCACAGGATGGCCACGATCAGTCCGGCCCAGCCGGCATCCATGACGTTTGACAGCCCGGCCCAGAGCGCCAGCGACAGGAAGAGCGCGACCATGTACGCGCCGAACCCGGCCCCGCCGAAGAGGCCGGCGGCCTTGCCCGCCTTCTTCCCCTCCTGGCGGATCTCGGCCTTGGCCAGTTCCACCTCCTGCCGCATCAGGGTGGACAGGTCGCTGGTGACCTGGCGCATCAGCTCACCGATCGAGCTGCTCTTGACCTCCGCTGCCCGCTGGCGGTAGTCGGAGTCGACTCCGGGATCCTGCGTCGGTGCGGTCATCGCGTCGCCTCCTTCCGGAATGCTCGGGCCGTCACCGGGCGGTCCCGCTCGACGGCATCCCGGGCAGCGGGTCGGTCTGGCCCACCGGCGGCAGCGGGTCGGTCTGACGCACCGGCGGCAGCGGGTCGGTCTGACGCACCGGCGGCAGCGGGTCGGTCTGACGCACCGGCGGCAGCGGGTCGGTCTGGCCCACCGGCGGCAGCGGGTCGAGGTAGCCGCCCGGCGGTACGGCGTCCGGCACCGCGCGCTGCGCGGGGGGCGCAGCCGTCGTCGGCAGGACGGCGGTGCGGTCCGGGTCGTACCCGGGCCCGTCGTCGCCGGTCGCGGAGAGATTGCGGGTCAGCCGGCCGGCCACCACACCGAGCAGCGCGGCGCCGACCAGAAAGGTGCCGGGGTTGCGGCGGGCGTAGTCGCGTACCTCGGTGAGCAGGTCACCTGGCTCGCGCCGCTCCAGCCAGCCGGCCACTCCGTGCACCCGCTCGGCGGCCTGGCGGGCCACCTCGCTCACCGGGCCATCCTGGCCACCGTTGTCGGCCATCGCGCGCATCTCGTCAGCCAGCGAGTGCAGGCCACCGGCGGCCCGACGCTGCTGCTCGCCGGCCTGGCCGGCAAGCGTCGTACGGGCCTCGCCGTACAGGTCACGGGCCTGGCGGGCGGCCTCCCGGCCGACCTCCTTGCCCTGCTCCCGCGCGGTTTCGGCGACCGCGCCACCGGCGTGCGCCGCCTCCGAGCCGACCTGCCGGGCCTGCTCGCGTACGCCGCCGCTGCCATTCGGCGAATCAGGTGCCTGGGTCGCGGGGGTGGATGACAGGTCGTAGGTCATGATGTCCCTTCCACTGCGATTCCTCGCGGTCATTTCGGGGGGTGCGGCGGACGGACTTGCCGCCGCCATTGATCACCTACCCTGAGCCCGGCCGCCCATGCCTGATTCGTCGTTTCTCTGCGGGATCGTCCGCCGGCCGACAAAAATGAGGGGTCAACGGGCCATCGAGATCGCCGGGTACGGTGCTGCACCTCGCCGCCCCGGCGGCCACCGGCCTCTCCCTGATGCACAGAGGTGACATCGATGGCGCATCGGTCAGACCGGGGCCGGACGGGCCGCAGCCGGGTCCAACTCGCCGCCCTCGCGGTGGCGCTGCTCTTCCTGGTCCTCGGTGTGGCCGGTTTCATCCCGGGGATCACCACCGACTACGGCGAGATGTCCTTCGCCGGGCACCACTCGAAGGCGAAGCTACTCGGCCTGTTCCAGGTCTCGATCCTGCACAACCTGCTGCACCTCGGCTTCGGCCTGATCGGTCTGGTGCTGGCCCGCCGGGTGGCCGGTGCGCGGTTCTTCCTGGTCGGCGGCGGCGCGATCTACCTCGTGCTGTGGCTGTACGGGTGGGCGGTCGAGGACGAGAGCGCGGCCAACTTCATCCCGGTCAACGGCGCCGACGATTTCCTGCACCTGGGACTCGGCTTCGGCATGCTGGCCCTGGGCCTGCTGCTCTCCAACAACGTGGGCACCGGCACTCCGCCGGACACCCCCTTCGACCGCCCCTGACCCACGCGGCTATTCGACCTCGTCCGGTTGGGGGGTCGGCTCGTCCTCGTCGGCGGGCCGCTGCCGGCGGGCCTTGCGGGCCGCCAGCCGCTCGGCGGCGCTGGCCCGGGTCGGCCGCTCCTCCAGCCGGACGTCGCGACCGCGCGCACCGGGCACGAACTCGGCACCGGCGTAGAGCGTCGGCTGCCAGTCGAACTCCCGCTCGCCGATGCGGACCAGGTCACCGGGCTGGGCACCCGCCTTGGCCAGCTTCTCCTCCACA
This DNA window, taken from Micromonospora sp. FIMYZ51, encodes the following:
- a CDS encoding DUF4383 domain-containing protein, whose amino-acid sequence is MAHRSDRGRTGRSRVQLAALAVALLFLVLGVAGFIPGITTDYGEMSFAGHHSKAKLLGLFQVSILHNLLHLGFGLIGLVLARRVAGARFFLVGGGAIYLVLWLYGWAVEDESAANFIPVNGADDFLHLGLGFGMLALGLLLSNNVGTGTPPDTPFDRP